A region from the Lolium perenne isolate Kyuss_39 chromosome 4, Kyuss_2.0, whole genome shotgun sequence genome encodes:
- the LOC127294505 gene encoding probable polygalacturonase, translated as MKRLVVLAWALAFVLTSVSGDARRQWREQGPPGSRPHSVTITEFGAVGDGRTLNTLPFQNAVFYARSFADKGGAQLYVPKGRWLTGSFNLTSHLTLFLEEEATIIGSKESSQWPVVEPLPSYGQGLDLPGPRHRSLINGYNLTDVVITGNNGVIDGQGSVWWGWLRSHELNHSRPHLVEFLYSEEIVISNLTFLNSPAWSIHPVYCSNVKVHNVTIKTSLDAPFTDGIVPDSCLNVLIEDSTISVSHDSISVKSGWDKYGISIGRPASDIHIRRVDLQASSGAALAFGSEMSGGISDVHADHLKIHGSSKGFSFKTTPGRGGYIKEVVISDVEMDGVLVAIEFTGNSSSHPDDDFDPSELPVIDQITLENMVGTNISVAGVLSGIEGDPFTAICLSNLSFSIADLADSSPWSCSNVSGYSESVFPEPCLELDTVSSNSSICFSLDSYSALAVA; from the exons AAGAGGCTA GTGGTTCTGGCATGGGCGCTGGCCTTCGTTCTCACCTCAGTCAGCGGCGATGCGCGGCGGCAATGGAGGGAGCAGGGGCCGCCGGGATCGCGGCCGCACAGCGTCACCATCACTGAGTTCGGCGCCGTCGGGGACGGCAGGACCCTGAACACTCTACCCTTCCAAAACGCGGTCTTCTATGCCCGGTCCTTCGCCGACAAGGGCGGAGCGCAGCTCTACGTCCCCAAGGGGCGGTGGCTCACCGGCAGCTTCAACCTCACCAGccacctcaccctcttcctcgaggaaGAAGCCACCATCATCGGCTCCAAG GAGTCATCGCAATGGCCAGTTGTGGAACCTTTGCCATCTTATGGGCAGGGACTAGACCTTCCAGGTCCTAGACATCGCAGCTTAATAAATGGATACAATCTAACCGATGTTGTTATTACCG GGAATAATGGAGTCATTGATGGCCAGGGATCAGTATGGTGGGGTTGGCTTCGCTCTCATGAACTGAACCATAGTCGCCCTCATCTCGTGGAGTTTCTGTATTCCGAAGAAATTGTGATCTCAAACTTGACATTTTTAAACTCACCAGCCTGGAGCATACATCCAGTGTACTGCAG CAATGTAAAGGTTCATAATGTCACAATTAAGACCTCGTTGGATGCTCCATTCACTGATGGCATAGTTCCAG ATTCGTGTTTGAATGTACTCATCGAAGACAGCACCATTAGTGTCAGTCATGACTCTATCTCAGTCAAAAGCGGGTGGGACAAGTATGGTATTTCCATTGGAAGGCCAGCCTCGGACATTCATATCCGCAGAGTGGATCTGCAAGCGTCATCTGGTGCGGCACTTGCATTTGGGAGCGAGATGTCCGGAGGGATCTCAGATGTTCATGCTGATCACCTAAAGATACATGGTTCCAGTAAAGGGTTTTCCTTCAAGACAACCCCTGGCCGTGGAGGTTACATAAAGGAGGTAGTCATCTCAGATGTAGAAATGGATGGTGTCCTTGTGGCCATTGAATTCACAGGTAATTCGTCAAGCCATCCAGATGATGATTTTGATCCATCTGAGCTCCCAGTGATTGATCAAATCACCCTAGAGAACATGGTGGGGACAAACATCTCGGTTGCTGGAGTTCTATCAGGAATCGAGGGTGATCCATTTACTGCCATCTGCCTTTCCAATCTCAGTTTCTCGATAGCTGATTTGGCTGATTCCAGTCCCTGGTCTTGTTCCAATGTTTCTGGATACTCTGAATCAGTTTTTCCAGAGCCTTGCTTGGAACTTGATACAGTGTCCTCAAATTCTTCAATTTGCTTCTCCCTTGACAGTTACAGTGCCCTTGCTGTGGCATAG
- the LOC127294506 gene encoding agamous-like MADS-box protein AGL65: protein MGRVKLKIKKLENSSGRQVTYSKRRSGILKKAKELSILCDIDLILLMFSPAGKPTICVGDKSPIDEVIGKYAQQTPQERAKRKLESLEALKKTFKKLDHDVNIQDFLGSGGQTVEELSSHLGALQCQMADVQKRLSYWSDPEKVDNIDHIRAMEQSLKESLNRIGIHKENFTKQHLMGLQCAAAQFQNDMQLPLGLTGDPNASSWFHNGGGGDGQQPMMLTEDPSLIHHRDIGCSTSTSLQSYPGYFSMSKQSTDTNGGEQHHQQASAAVQQQPEFSQGECPTSLHLGAQFPYQSAFDHTSLLNERLFRPDMELHVDNAAAMDFVGGHYDMPRPGDEASFQNWASAACGATMYDHQQQQPSAQLIVQNMTESLTVGSLQQQL from the exons ATGGGGAGGGTGAAGCTCAAGATTAAGAAATTGGAGAACAGCAGCGGCCGGCAAGTGACGTATTCGAAGCGGCGGTCAGGGATCCTCAAGAAGGCCAAGGAGTTATCCATACTCTGCGACATTGATCTCATCCTCCTCATGTTCTCCCCCGCCGGAAAGCCCACCATATGCGTCGGCGACAAAAG CCCCATAGACGAAGTCATTGGAAAGTATGCACAACAAACTCCTCAGGAAAGGGCTAAAAG GAAGCTGGAGAGCTTAGAA GCCCTAAAAAAGACATTCAAGAAGCTAGACCATGATGTCAACATTCAGGACTTCTTAGGCTCCGG GGGTCAGACGGTCGAG GAACTATCGAGTCATCTTGGTGCTTTGCAATGTCAAATGGCAGATGTTCAAAAGCGTCTCAG TTATTGGAGCGATCCTGAGAAGGTTGACAATATCGACCATATAAGAGCAATGGAGCAATCTCTCAAAGAATCTCTTAATCGCATCGGAATTCATAAG GAAAACTTCACGAAGCAGCATCTGATGGGCCTACAGTGTGCTGCAGCTCAG TTCCAGAACGACATGCAGCTCCCTCTGGGCCTGACCGGTGACCCGAACGCTTCGTCATGGTTCCACAATGGCGGCGGTGGCGATGGGCAGCAACCTATGATGCTAACTGAAGACCCCAGCTTGATCCATCATAG GGACATCGGATGCTCGACGAGCACGTCGCTGCAGAGTTACCCGGGCTACTTCAGCATGAGCAAGCAGTCGACTGACACGAACGGCGGGGAGCAGCATCACCAGCAGGCGTCGGCGGCGGTGCAGCAGCAGCCAGAGTTCAGCCAGGGCGAGTGCCCGACGTCTCTGCACCTGGGCGCGCAGTTCCCGTACCAGTCCGCCTTCGATCACACCAGCCTGCTCAACGAGAGGCTCTTCCGGCCGGACATGGAGCTGCACGTCGACAATGCGGCGGCCATGGACTTCGTCGGCGGCCACTACGACATGCCGAGGCCCGGCGACGAGGCCAGCTTCCAGAACTGGGCGTCGGCGGCATGCGGCGCCACCATGTACGAccaccagcagcagcagccgTCCGCCCAA CTTATTGTTCAGAACATGACTGAATCCCTGACCGTCGGCTCCCTGCAGCAGCAACTCTGA